A genomic stretch from Ureibacillus composti includes:
- a CDS encoding peptide ABC transporter substrate-binding protein, producing the protein MKKHNILLLLLLLALSLVLAACNFGGETSTEETDGTETEGTAEEGPKEISLVVASEPPSLHPQLATDSTSSAILKNIFEGLTSIKDGEVINAAAQNIEISEDKLTYTFTLRDATWSNGDPVTAEDFAYAWQFALNPENASEYASILYPIKGAQAYNLGEGTAEELGIKVVDEKTLEVTLENPTPYFLELTAFKTYFPIHKATAEANEKWYTNAGDSYITNGPFKLTDWQHSGSLTLEKNESYWDAANVDLDKVNIAMVESETTAATMFDAGEIDFLGAPFQNVALDVIDRYKQEGKLTIKDYAAVYMYKFNTTGEFTSNANIRKALTLAIDRQALIDNITKGEQTPALGMVPTAVKGFEEDRGYFKDNDIEEAKKALEQGMKELGITDPSQIKLGLSYNTSEAHAAIAQFIQEGWRTNLGIEVTLDNSEWQVFLDKLTNLDYDIGRLGWIADYNDAYTFLEMYNSADNGNNDTGWENAEFTKLLDQSNAETDPAKRLELLKQAEAILMTEFPVAPIYYYTNLSIKKDGLENIEPDNLGNVNLKYVKYNN; encoded by the coding sequence ATGAAAAAACATAATATTCTTTTGTTATTACTGTTGCTAGCGTTATCTCTAGTATTAGCGGCATGTAACTTCGGAGGAGAAACAAGCACTGAAGAAACAGATGGTACAGAGACAGAGGGGACTGCTGAAGAAGGACCAAAGGAAATTAGTTTAGTTGTTGCTTCAGAACCACCATCATTACACCCACAATTGGCAACAGATAGCACATCTAGTGCAATATTAAAAAATATATTTGAAGGTTTAACTAGTATTAAAGACGGCGAGGTAATAAATGCTGCCGCTCAAAATATAGAAATTAGTGAGGATAAATTAACTTATACATTTACTTTACGTGATGCAACGTGGTCAAATGGTGACCCTGTTACTGCAGAAGATTTTGCATATGCATGGCAATTTGCATTAAATCCAGAAAATGCTTCTGAGTATGCATCAATACTTTATCCTATTAAAGGGGCTCAAGCATATAACCTTGGAGAAGGCACTGCTGAAGAATTAGGTATTAAAGTAGTCGATGAAAAAACTTTGGAAGTAACATTGGAAAATCCAACTCCATACTTTTTGGAATTAACTGCATTTAAAACTTACTTCCCGATACACAAAGCAACAGCTGAAGCAAATGAAAAATGGTATACAAACGCTGGTGACAGCTATATAACAAATGGACCATTCAAATTAACTGATTGGCAACATAGTGGCTCTTTAACTTTAGAGAAAAACGAAAGTTACTGGGATGCTGCAAACGTTGATTTAGATAAAGTAAATATCGCAATGGTTGAATCTGAAACCACTGCTGCTACAATGTTTGATGCTGGGGAAATTGATTTCTTAGGTGCACCATTCCAAAACGTTGCTTTAGATGTAATTGACCGTTATAAACAAGAAGGTAAATTAACTATTAAAGATTATGCAGCTGTTTATATGTATAAATTTAATACAACAGGTGAATTCACATCGAACGCTAATATTCGTAAAGCATTGACACTAGCGATTGATCGTCAAGCCTTAATTGATAATATTACTAAAGGGGAACAAACACCTGCTTTAGGTATGGTTCCTACTGCAGTTAAAGGATTTGAAGAAGATCGTGGTTATTTCAAAGATAATGATATTGAAGAAGCAAAAAAGGCACTTGAACAAGGTATGAAAGAACTAGGAATTACTGATCCTAGTCAAATTAAATTGGGCTTATCTTACAACACAAGTGAAGCACACGCAGCGATTGCGCAATTTATACAAGAAGGTTGGCGCACAAACTTAGGGATTGAAGTGACTCTTGATAACTCAGAATGGCAAGTATTCCTTGATAAACTAACTAATTTAGACTATGATATTGGCCGCTTGGGTTGGATTGCTGACTATAATGACGCATATACATTCTTAGAAATGTATAACTCTGCCGATAATGGTAACAACGATACAGGTTGGGAAAATGCAGAATTTACTAAGTTGCTAGATCAATCAAATGCTGAAACAGATCCAGCCAAACGTCTAGAATTATTAAAACAGGCGGAAGCAATTTTAATGACAGAGTTCCCTGTGGCACCAATTTACTACTATACAAATCTATCAATTAAAAAAGATGGTTTAGAGAATATTGAGCCAGATAATTTAGGCAACGTTAACCTGAAATATGTTAAATATAATAATTAA
- a CDS encoding FusB/FusC family EF-G-binding protein, whose amino-acid sequence MNFLTVEQYQIVKKQAKKILNTCVTSKDSKVIKAVQMLVSQEIADKLDSISDEKQKILQPILTLQTKEQLESFINELKQYVIPFDMPTESEIKKLFLKDKKLKLPKLDQFDPKEVSYLSWFDSGTNRKYLVYREAGTLKGVRGIFSLSNNKGICTICNQHSNVGMIMVSKKGTVLGTYTKRGNYICEDSAFCNMALTDMNRFINFINVIQQKD is encoded by the coding sequence ATGAATTTTTTGACGGTTGAACAATATCAAATTGTTAAAAAGCAGGCAAAGAAAATTCTGAATACCTGTGTAACATCAAAGGATAGTAAAGTCATTAAGGCGGTACAGATGCTAGTCTCTCAAGAAATTGCTGATAAGCTAGATTCAATTTCAGATGAGAAACAAAAAATCTTGCAGCCAATTTTAACTTTGCAAACAAAAGAACAATTAGAATCATTTATTAATGAATTAAAACAATATGTTATCCCGTTTGATATGCCAACTGAAAGTGAAATAAAGAAACTATTCTTAAAGGATAAAAAGTTAAAACTTCCAAAACTCGATCAATTCGATCCAAAAGAAGTATCCTATTTAAGTTGGTTTGACTCAGGGACGAATCGTAAGTATTTGGTTTATAGAGAAGCAGGAACATTAAAAGGTGTTCGAGGTATCTTTAGTCTGTCTAACAATAAAGGGATTTGTACGATTTGTAATCAACATTCAAATGTTGGGATGATTATGGTTTCGAAAAAAGGCACAGTACTTGGTACGTATACGAAAAGAGGAAATTATATTTGTGAGGATAGTGCGTTTTGTAATATGGCATTAACAGATATGAATCGATTTATTAACTTTATTAATGTTATACAACAAAAGGACTAA
- a CDS encoding GGDEF domain-containing protein has translation MTNLGEMVTNIGEIAKKVPTISPNIKNKQVDEIFTKNPNMRGIVVVHNNKPIAHITRTHFYQKIGTMYGYNLYMGRESKLLAKIDPLIVDYLQPITEVSKLAMQRTEEDLYDDVIVIQNDEFFGVVSIRALLMKFVEIQVEFASFLNPLSNLPGNHLIEQKLKESLKLPQFSILYFDLDFFKTYNDLYGFNKGDKVLLHLTEILKRNIQQLGFFLGHIGGDDFMAVIPQYDIKAICENIIREFDETIPYFYDQTHLLEPHFKVKGRSGHLELFSIMTLSIAVLTNMEIKFDKVEALSNCVAAVKRKCKKVKGSCYLIDEYEMAT, from the coding sequence GTGACAAATTTAGGTGAAATGGTAACGAATATAGGCGAAATTGCAAAGAAAGTACCCACTATCAGTCCCAATATAAAAAATAAACAGGTGGATGAAATCTTTACCAAAAATCCTAATATGCGAGGAATTGTTGTCGTTCATAATAATAAGCCAATCGCACATATAACACGAACACATTTCTATCAAAAAATTGGTACTATGTACGGCTATAATCTCTATATGGGTAGAGAGAGTAAATTATTAGCAAAAATAGATCCATTGATTGTCGATTACTTACAACCAATCACCGAAGTGAGTAAGTTAGCAATGCAACGAACAGAAGAAGATTTGTATGACGACGTCATTGTGATACAAAATGATGAATTTTTTGGTGTGGTCAGTATCCGAGCATTATTAATGAAATTCGTAGAAATTCAAGTGGAATTTGCTAGTTTTTTAAATCCGTTAAGCAATTTGCCTGGGAATCATTTAATCGAACAAAAATTAAAAGAATCATTAAAACTACCTCAATTTAGTATCTTATATTTCGATCTCGACTTTTTCAAAACATATAATGATTTATATGGCTTTAATAAAGGTGACAAGGTATTGCTGCACCTAACTGAAATATTAAAAAGAAACATACAACAGCTCGGGTTTTTCTTAGGACATATCGGTGGAGATGATTTTATGGCGGTAATTCCTCAATATGATATCAAAGCAATTTGTGAGAATATTATTCGTGAATTCGATGAGACAATCCCTTATTTTTATGATCAAACCCATTTATTAGAACCCCATTTTAAAGTGAAAGGTCGCTCAGGGCATTTAGAATTGTTTTCAATTATGACATTATCAATTGCCGTATTAACAAATATGGAAATTAAATTTGATAAAGTAGAAGCACTTTCAAATTGTGTTGCTGCAGTAAAACGAAAATGTAAAAAAGTTAAGGGTAGTTGTTATCTAATCGATGAATATGAAATGGCTACGTAA
- a CDS encoding EAL domain-containing protein, translating into MYLKRFTELKKIMKNHALDTYFQPIVDLQSGETFGFEALNRPDYSKFFSNTDQFYEFVGQTNIVFQFEIFCRNLSLKRYIERLTEDKRNQKFVLFLNIHPHVLLDKNYHSGETLQLLKELGISPQQVVFELTERSAVTDFQEFERVLSHYRSQGYRIAIDDVGSGYNSLKTIIFLQPEFIKLDRSLIQNIDQSVASQQLVSLIYEYVKLSGTKVVAEGIERIEEIQYLQQLGIHYAQGYALGRPDKEIKLGICPLK; encoded by the coding sequence ATGTATTTGAAACGCTTCACAGAATTAAAAAAGATTATGAAAAACCACGCCTTAGATACATATTTTCAACCAATTGTAGATTTGCAATCAGGAGAAACATTCGGATTTGAGGCCTTAAACCGTCCTGATTACTCAAAGTTTTTTTCAAATACCGATCAGTTTTATGAATTTGTAGGGCAAACAAACATTGTATTTCAATTTGAAATCTTTTGTCGAAATCTTTCTTTAAAGCGTTATATTGAAAGATTAACGGAAGATAAAAGAAATCAAAAGTTTGTACTATTTTTAAATATACACCCCCATGTTCTTCTTGATAAAAACTATCATAGTGGTGAAACATTACAATTATTAAAAGAACTCGGGATTTCACCACAACAAGTCGTTTTCGAACTTACAGAAAGAAGTGCAGTTACGGATTTCCAAGAATTTGAAAGGGTACTTTCACATTATCGTTCTCAAGGTTATCGAATTGCTATCGACGATGTTGGGTCTGGGTACAACAGTTTGAAAACAATCATATTCCTTCAGCCGGAATTTATTAAACTTGATCGCTCACTCATTCAAAACATCGATCAGAGCGTCGCTAGTCAACAACTTGTTTCATTAATATATGAGTATGTAAAACTATCAGGAACAAAAGTAGTAGCAGAGGGAATTGAACGTATTGAAGAAATACAGTACCTTCAACAATTAGGAATCCACTATGCACAAGGATATGCTTTAGGTAGACCAGATAAAGAAATCAAGCTAGGAATATGTCCTTTAAAATAA
- the abc-f gene encoding ABC-F type ribosomal protection protein: MIEILKLKNISYEILDSILLENIHASVQRGDVIGIIGKNGAGKSTLLHMIAGELQPTKGQCIWLQQNVETSIVEQETQYFSTLDVPAHEATLLSKWKVPSSNFSVLSGGEKLKTRLAKGFSKNAQLLLLDEPTNHLDEESTKLLIEQIKQYKGSVILISHDRYFLDQVTTKIWSIENKKLYEHKGNYTSYMKAREQRRLTQQREFEKQQKMVERIETQIAELSSWSQKAHSQSTKQEGFKEYHRVKAKRTDSQVKSKKKRLEKELKKANVDQVEPDYEVQFTLQANEKRGRRFLEVKNLNKKYHERTLFNNVNFTIQHGEKVALMGANGSGKTTLLKIIMGLEAAVGNVWISPTAKIGYLTQDVFDLPLTKTPEELFHKETYKERGKIQNLMKHLGFLDSAWKEPIQNMSMGERVKCKLMVYIMEEKDVLILDEPTNHLDLPSREQLEKTLSSYNGTLLVVSHDYYFLEKITDIKLVIKDQGISRQLKNESPKEKEEQEELLLKLETERQEILGKISFMTPKDPQYSELDLRFNEVTKQIIEMKK, translated from the coding sequence ATGATAGAAATTTTAAAACTAAAAAATATAAGTTATGAAATTCTAGATTCTATACTATTAGAAAATATTCATGCATCTGTACAACGTGGGGATGTTATTGGGATTATTGGTAAGAATGGCGCTGGAAAATCAACATTACTCCATATGATAGCTGGTGAACTTCAACCGACGAAAGGTCAGTGTATTTGGCTTCAACAAAATGTAGAGACTTCGATTGTAGAGCAGGAGACGCAATACTTCTCGACACTTGACGTACCTGCACATGAGGCTACATTACTATCGAAATGGAAAGTACCCTCAAGCAACTTTTCAGTATTGAGCGGTGGAGAAAAGTTGAAAACTCGACTAGCAAAGGGTTTTTCAAAAAACGCACAATTACTTCTATTAGATGAACCAACGAATCATTTAGATGAAGAAAGTACTAAGTTATTGATTGAGCAAATAAAGCAATATAAAGGATCTGTCATTTTAATTTCTCATGACCGGTATTTCTTAGATCAAGTTACGACTAAAATTTGGTCAATTGAAAATAAGAAACTCTATGAACATAAAGGGAATTACACTAGTTACATGAAGGCTAGAGAACAAAGAAGACTAACTCAACAAAGAGAGTTTGAAAAACAGCAGAAAATGGTTGAACGAATTGAAACTCAAATAGCGGAGCTTTCTTCTTGGTCGCAAAAGGCACATTCACAGTCAACAAAACAAGAAGGTTTTAAAGAATATCATCGAGTGAAAGCGAAGCGTACAGATTCACAAGTAAAATCAAAGAAAAAGAGACTCGAAAAAGAGCTAAAAAAGGCAAACGTAGACCAGGTTGAACCGGATTATGAAGTTCAATTTACATTACAGGCAAATGAAAAGCGTGGTAGACGTTTCCTAGAAGTAAAGAACTTAAATAAGAAGTATCACGAAAGGACATTATTTAATAATGTAAACTTTACCATCCAACATGGTGAAAAAGTAGCCTTAATGGGAGCAAATGGCTCTGGAAAAACAACATTGCTTAAAATTATTATGGGATTAGAAGCAGCAGTTGGGAATGTATGGATTTCTCCAACTGCAAAGATTGGCTATTTAACACAAGATGTATTTGACTTACCCCTTACTAAAACTCCGGAAGAGCTTTTTCATAAAGAAACGTATAAGGAAAGAGGCAAAATTCAAAATTTAATGAAGCATTTAGGGTTCTTAGATTCAGCATGGAAAGAACCAATACAGAATATGAGTATGGGTGAACGAGTTAAGTGCAAATTGATGGTTTATATAATGGAAGAAAAAGATGTGCTTATTTTGGATGAACCGACGAATCATCTTGACTTACCATCTCGTGAGCAATTGGAAAAAACGTTATCAAGCTATAATGGTACATTACTTGTTGTTTCCCATGACTACTACTTTTTAGAAAAAATAACAGATATAAAACTTGTCATAAAAGACCAGGGTATTAGCAGGCAACTTAAGAATGAAAGCCCTAAAGAAAAAGAGGAACAAGAGGAATTACTTTTAAAACTTGAAACTGAGAGACAAGAAATATTGGGGAAAATAAGCTTTATGACACCAAAAGATCCACAGTATAGTGAACTTGATTTGAGGTTTAATGAGGTAACAAAGCAGATAATAGAGATGAAGAAATGA
- a CDS encoding ZIP family metal transporter translates to MFITALIGMGLTTIGFCFGGCIAILLKGFQTKVSIIYAICAGVILGMIVLDIAPESIEMGNNKIFFWGLLMGGILFLLLHEASHQLPRYQVKKNPYLRTAKLLALSISVHNLPVGIAIGSSQVFEMNSSMIYLLILHNIPEGVALFTPLLLGKVNIRTWFMLIGIIIAPVGIGILLGSSLGYFIPPSLCALILSLAIGMMLTVTIKEMFIVAIKNSSARLCIIYTIIGFILIWIYLLLI, encoded by the coding sequence ATGTTTATTACTGCGCTAATTGGTATGGGTTTAACCACAATTGGATTTTGTTTTGGAGGATGTATTGCAATTTTATTAAAGGGGTTTCAAACAAAAGTTTCAATTATATATGCAATCTGTGCTGGAGTCATTTTGGGTATGATTGTTTTGGATATTGCACCTGAGAGTATTGAGATGGGGAACAACAAAATATTCTTCTGGGGATTGTTGATGGGAGGAATTTTGTTTCTTCTTTTGCATGAAGCGTCTCATCAACTACCTCGCTATCAAGTTAAAAAAAATCCATACTTACGTACTGCTAAATTACTAGCATTAAGTATCTCGGTACATAATTTGCCAGTAGGAATCGCGATAGGATCAAGCCAAGTGTTTGAGATGAACAGTTCAATGATTTATTTGCTCATTCTGCATAATATTCCTGAAGGAGTTGCATTATTTACACCTCTATTATTGGGGAAAGTAAATATTCGCACTTGGTTTATGTTAATAGGAATCATCATCGCTCCAGTCGGTATTGGAATCCTTTTAGGTAGTTCTTTAGGGTATTTTATTCCTCCTTCTCTTTGTGCATTGATTCTGAGTCTTGCGATTGGGATGATGTTAACAGTTACAATAAAAGAGATGTTTATCGTAGCGATTAAGAATTCATCGGCACGCTTATGTATAATCTATACTATAATCGGATTTATATTAATTTGGATCTACTTACTATTAATATAA
- a CDS encoding cytochrome P450, with the protein MDNQIPREEGLDHSIALLKEGYNFILNRSQSLQSDIFETRILGKKAICMIGEEAAALFYDEDKFQRNGAAPNRVVQTLFGKNSVQTLDGEEHRHRKEMLMSMMNPEEIEKLVDIVKMEWEHSIDQWAQMEQVVLYEEMKKLLCKAAFKWVGYPLHEDDVKVMTKGLAAMFETPAALGPTHWIGRSARNQIEKKIEELIEEARNKKIMFSENTVLHKFAFYKDSNGNLLDGETVAVEVLNMLRPIVAIAIYMNFAVLALQNFPHEKEKLRNYSDYSQLFVQEVRRYYPFFPFVAAKVKTNFTWNGYKFEKGTLTLLDLYGTNHDPNIWGQPNEFKPERFARWKGSPFSFIPQGGGDYNNGHRCAGEWITIEVMKGSLDYLVKRLEYEIPEQDLSFDMDDIPSIPQSKIILKNVRRSLENLH; encoded by the coding sequence TTGGATAATCAAATACCACGCGAAGAAGGTCTTGATCATAGCATAGCCCTGTTAAAAGAAGGATACAATTTTATTCTAAATAGAAGTCAAAGTTTGCAATCAGATATTTTTGAAACAAGGATATTAGGGAAAAAAGCCATTTGTATGATTGGAGAAGAAGCGGCAGCACTTTTTTATGACGAAGATAAGTTCCAAAGAAATGGCGCGGCACCCAATCGAGTAGTCCAAACATTGTTTGGAAAAAACAGTGTACAAACATTGGATGGGGAAGAACATAGACATCGTAAGGAAATGTTAATGTCTATGATGAACCCTGAGGAAATTGAAAAACTTGTAGATATCGTGAAAATGGAATGGGAACACTCAATCGATCAGTGGGCGCAAATGGAACAAGTAGTTCTATATGAAGAGATGAAAAAGTTACTCTGTAAAGCTGCATTCAAATGGGTTGGATATCCTCTCCATGAAGACGATGTAAAGGTAATGACGAAGGGGTTAGCTGCAATGTTTGAAACTCCTGCAGCTCTTGGTCCGACTCACTGGATTGGAAGAAGTGCGCGGAATCAAATCGAAAAGAAAATTGAAGAGCTTATTGAAGAGGCACGAAATAAAAAAATAATGTTCTCTGAAAACACAGTATTACACAAGTTTGCATTTTATAAAGACTCAAATGGAAACCTTTTGGATGGAGAAACAGTAGCTGTCGAAGTACTAAACATGCTGCGTCCAATTGTGGCAATAGCAATCTATATGAATTTCGCCGTGTTAGCATTGCAAAATTTTCCACATGAAAAAGAGAAACTAAGGAATTATTCCGATTACTCTCAGTTATTTGTGCAAGAAGTAAGGCGTTATTATCCGTTCTTTCCTTTTGTTGCGGCGAAAGTAAAAACGAACTTTACTTGGAACGGTTACAAATTCGAAAAAGGTACACTTACGCTGTTAGATTTATATGGAACAAATCATGATCCAAATATATGGGGGCAACCTAACGAATTTAAGCCTGAACGTTTCGCGAGGTGGAAAGGAAGCCCGTTTAGTTTTATTCCTCAAGGTGGCGGAGATTATAACAATGGGCATCGGTGTGCAGGGGAATGGATTACAATTGAAGTAATGAAGGGTAGTTTAGACTACTTAGTGAAGCGTTTAGAGTACGAAATTCCCGAACAAGATTTAAGTTTTGATATGGATGATATTCCAAGCATTCCTCAAAGTAAAATTATATTGAAAAATGTAAGACGGTCGCTAGAAAACTTACATTAA